From the bacterium genome, the window CGTCCCCACCAATAGGTGATCTCCAACTCGCCGATCTGGCTTTCTTCGACGATCCGGACCAGCTCTCTGATCTCTTTGGCATGCATGTAGGCTCCCTTATCTCACGCGTTCGACGTAAATACCCGTGCGCGTGTCAATTTTCAGCTTCTCCCCCTCTTCAATGAAAAGAGGAACCAGCACCACGCCGCCGGTTTCCATCACCGCCTTTTTGGTAGCCCCGGAAACCGTATCCCCCCGCACGCCCGGCTCGGTCGAGGCGACGGTCAGCTCGACAAAATTGGGCATCTCGACGCCGATCGGATTTTCCCGATGCAGCAGGACCGTAACGCGCTCGCTCTCCTTTAAAAAGCCGACGTTGGCGCCGATCATCTCCACCGGCACGCTCAACTGCTCATAGGTCTCGCTATCCATCAGCATCAGGGCATCCTCATCACGGTACAGGTACTGCATGGGTCGTCGTTCCAGTTCCGCTTCCTCCACCTTGTCGCCGGCGCGAAAGGTCTTCTCGAGTACCCTGCCGCTACGCAGGCTGCGCAATTTGGTGCGCACATAAGCGCCGCCGCGGCCCATTTTGAAATGCTGGAACTCCACCACCGAGCAGAGGTCCCCTTCCAGTTCGATCACATAACCCGTCTTGAAATCCGCCGTTGTTGCCATAAAATATGCTCATTCTCCTCTATACAATCAGGTTTGAATCCATTTTATTTCTCGATGGTCCTGCGTGCCGCCCGTTCCTCGTTCAGCAGAGCCATTACACGGCGGGGATCGGCGCGGCCCTGCAGGGATTGCATGATGATCCCGGCGAAAAAAGAGATCAGCTTATCCTTGCCGTTCAGCCAGGCAGCCGTCTCCTCCGGATGGGCATCAAGAATCTCCCGTACGAGCGCGCGGAGTGCTTCGCCGTCAGTTACTTGGGCCTGCTCCTCGCGCGCGATGGCAGCCGCCGGCGGGAGGCCGTTCTCCAGGCACTCCTCAAAGATCCGCCGGGCGGTCTGGGGAGGAATCCGGCCCTGGCCGAGCGCCTGCAGCAGTTCAGCCAGATGCTCCGGGATAACGGCCAGTTCATTGACCGGGCAGTTCCGCACCCGGGCAGCCCGCAAGACCTCGCCCATGACCCAGTTGCTCGCCGCTTTTTTATCCTCCACCCGGCTCGCGAGCCGCTCGAAATAGTCCGCCACGGCCAGGTCGCTGGTCAGAACCGCAGCGTCGTAGGCTGGCAATCCGTAAACGCGTTCGTAGCGGCTTTTGCGCGCCGCCGGCAATTCAGGCAGCAGCCGCTGCTGCTCTTCGATCCATGCTGCGGAAAGCCGCACCGGCATCAGATCGGGCTCCGGGAAATAGCGGTAATCGTGGGCCTCCTCCTTGCTGCGCATCGGCTCGACAGCGCCGCGAAGGGGATCCCAGAGCAGGGTCTGCGGTTCAATCCGACCGCCTTCTGCCAGCAGCCTGTTCTGGCGTTCGATTTCGAAAGCCAGGGCGCGTTCAACATGGCGGAAGGAATTCATGTTCTTGAGTTCGGTCTTGACCCCGAGCCCCGTGCTGCCGGCGGGACGAAGCGAGATATTGGCATCGCAGCGCAGACTGCCCTCCTCCATATTCCCGCTGCTGATCTCCAGGTAGCGCACCAGCTGGCGCATCTTTTGCAGAAAATCAGCCGCCTCAGCCGGGGCGTGGAAATCGGGTTCGGTGACCAGCTCAATCAGGGGCACGCCACAGCGGTTGAGATCGAGCAGCGTCTCGCCGGCGCGGACGAAGGTCTCGGCATGGATCGACTTGCCGGCGTCATCCTCAAGATGAATGCGGCGGATGCGGATCGCCCGCTCTCGCCCGTCCGGAAGGTTGATCGGCATCTCTCCGGCCTCAGCGAAGGGCTGATCAAATTGGGAGATCTGGTATCCCTTGGGCAGATCCGGATAGAAATAGTTCTTGCGGGCGAAAAGCGAAACCCGATTGACCCGGCAGCCGGTGGCCAGGGCCAGACGGCAGGCGGATTCAAGGACCTTCCGGTTTAACACCGGCAGGGCGCCGGGCAGGCCCATGCAGACCGGACAGACCTGGCTGTTGGCCTCCGCCCCGAACCGGGTGCTGCAGCCGCAAAAGATCTTGCTGCGGGTCTGCAGCTGAATATGCACTTCGAGCCCAATGACCGGCTCAAAACGGGCACTCATGAGCGGCTTTCCCCCCCTGACGCCGCAACCATCCGACTTTCAAGATAATGGCCGGCGGCCAGCAGTAACGGCTCCGAGAAGGCCGGCCCGATCAGCTGGGCGCCGATCGGCAGCCCTGCTGCATCCCGTCCGCAGGCCAGCGCCAGTGCCGGTAAACCCGCCATGTTCACCGAGACCGTGTAGACATCGGAGAGGTACATGGAGAGCGGATCAGCGGCTTTTTCGCCGAGACGGAATGCGGTCGTCGGGCAGACCGGGGTCAGCAGCAGATCGCACTTCGAGAAAGCCTCGGCAAAGTCCCGCTGCAACAGGGTTCGCACCCTCTGCGCCTTGCCATAATAGGCCTCGTAATAGCCGCTCGACAGCACAAAAGTGCCGAGCATGATGCGCCGCTTGACCTCTTCGCCGAATCCCTCGCTGCGCGACCGAAAGTACATCTCCTCCAGAGTCGTAGCACCGGCAGAACGGTGTCCGAAGCGGGCCCCGTCGAACCGGGCTAAATTGGCGGAGGCTTCGGCATCGGCAATGATGTAATAAGCGGCGATCGCATACTCGGTATGCGGCAGGGAGACCGGCATCAGCTCGGCGCCGGCTGCGCTCAGGATGCGGCCGCACTCTTCTACCGCATCGCGCACCGCGGCTTCCAGCCCCCCCTGGAAATACTCGCTTGGCAGACCGATGCGCAAGCCCTTGAGGTCCCGCTGCAAGGCAGCCATATAATCAGGGACCGGAACGGCGGCGCAGGTTGCATCGGCGGGATCCTGACCGGCGATGACCTGTAATACCTCCGCACAATCGGCGACCGAGTGTGCGAGCGGACCGATCTGATCCAGAGAAGAGGCAAAGGCGACAAGGCCATAGCGGGAAACCCGGCCCCAGGTCGGCCGCAGCCCCGCAATGCCGCAGAACGATGCGGGCTGGCGAATCGAACCTCCGGTATCACTGCCCAGGGCGGCGGTGCAGAGTCCGGCAGCGACCGCCGCCGCGGAACCGCCGGAGGAACCGCCAGGGACGCGATCCAGGTCCAAAGGATGATGCACTGGTCCGAAAGCGGAGTGCTCGCTGGATGAACCCATGGCGAATTCATCCATGTTGGTCTTGCCGATGAAGAGTGCATCCGCCGCCGCGAGCCGCTGCAGCACCGTTGCGGCGTAAGGGGAAACATAGCCGCTGAGAAATCTCGATCCGCAGGTGGTCGTCCCCTCCGTCCAGGCCAGGTTGTCCTTGATGCCGAGAACCATGCCGGCCAGCCGGCCAGCCTTGCCCTGGCTGCGTTTGCGATCGATGGCCGCGGCCTTTTCAAGCAAATGCTCTGAAAACAGAGTGACAAAGGCGTTCAGATGAGCGCCTTTATCGATTTGCTGCAAATAGGTCTCTACCAGGCGGGTGCAACTGAGCGTCCCGCCGGCGAGAAGCGGCTTGAGGGATTGGAAATCAGCAAGACCGGTATGCAATCGATTGATCCTTACAGGACGAGAGGAAGTGCGCAGCTTCTATCCCTGTTTTTTGTCCGCTGGGGGCAATTCGTCCTGGCTGCTGGTATGGGACGTGGAATCATTGATGTCGTTGGCGGCTTTCTTGAACTCCTTGATGCCCTGTCCCAGTCCCTTGGCCAACTCAGGGATCTTTTTGGAGCCGAAGAGCAGCACAACCAGGAAAATAATAATCAGCCATTCTGTTGGGCCAATGCCCATATAAACCTCCATTTGGTTCTGATATCGGTCATTTGGGTAGATGATCGGTGAGGTCCAGTTCCCGTTTCACATCATCTGTGGCTTTTTTCAGCTCGCGCAGGCCTTTACCAAGTCCACGCGCCAGCTCCGGAAGTTGTTTGGAACCGAACAGTATCAACGCGACCAGAAGGATGACAAACATCTCATCCAAACCTACACCGGGCAGCATTGTCTCCTCCAAAGATATAATAGAAAAATATAGGGCGCTGGCTGTTCAGAAGCAAGAGAAATTGTTCACGTATACCAGCGGAAGATGTAAGCCGCAAGGATGATGCCGATCACGCCGATGATGTTCAGATTGAAGGTGAAACCCAGGGTGAAGGAGATAATGGCGAGATTGAGCTGGAATGGCGTGATGCCAAAACCGGCCGAGCGCAACAGAAAATCGTGCACCACTCCTTGCGGCAGGAGGACGCCGATGGCCTGGCCGATTGCCGAACCGATCAAAGCGCCGAGAACCACCGCCAGCAGCAGGGTTCCGAACGAAAGCTTCCGTTTGATGCGGTATCTGTCCTTGGAAAGCATGGCTTCCTCCCTCCCCTCAACGGTCAGATGAAAGTTCGTCCGCTTCAGGGATGATCGCGATCTCGCCATTGTCTCCGCCGCGGAGCAGGGAGCGGACCGCGTTCACGATTCCAATGAGGATGTAGAGGACCATGAAGGGGAAGAGGACATAGGATGGGTAGATCAGAAAGAGTATGAACACCGTGATGAAGAAAAGCAGTTTCAAGCGGTTGGAGCCTTTTTCCCGAATCGAGAAACGCGGGAATCCCTCATAGCGGATGGTGCTGGCCATCAGCAGGCTGATAACCGGGACGATCACCACCAGACCGCGGAGAAGCATGGTCCACTCGGCGCTGTCGGCGAGAATGACACAGCTGGCCAGGGTGACCCCCGCCATCGGGGCCGGCAGGCCAAGGTAATCGGCTTTCTTGCCCTCAGCCATGGTAAAGACGTTGAAGCGGGCCAGGCGGAAGGCCGCAAAGAGGACGGGAAAGAAGGCGACGATCAAGCCCACTGGAGGATGCAGGGTTTTAAGCTGCATCATGTAGACCAGTACCGCAGGGGCGAGGCCGGCCGAGAGGACATCGCCGAGAGAATCCATCTGCAGACCGAATTCGTTGCTCTGGCCGGTGGCGCGGGCGATGCGCCCGTCGAGGGCATCAAAGACTGCGGAGAAAAAGATCAGCCAGGCGGCGGTCACATAGTTGCCTTCAATGGTCTGGATCACCGAGACAAAACCGCAAAAGATATTCAAGGCTGTGAAAAGGTTGGGAACGTTGATGTAAGAGCGCTGCTTCCGCGTCCTTTTTTTACTGGTATTCATGGTTTTCTTCGATCGTTTTCCCCAAAGCGATCATGCTCCCTATTGGTTGGGGTTCAGGGCCGCGCAGGGCGGCCACCATCGGCTAACGCCTGTCGAGAGAATTCTCGATTGGGTGCGATCAGGCGGTGAAGAAGCGGGATTTCACTTCGGCAAGGTGTTCCAGCACCTTGGGGTTGTCGCCATCGAGTATGTCCATTTCGGGATGACGCAGATCGATACAGCGAATGGTGTTGAGGCTGATCTCATCGGCGACCAGCAACCGGTTTTGATGGCGTCCGAATTCGAGGCGGATATCCACCAGCAGCAGATCGCGGCGGCGCAGAAAGGCCTTCAGCACCGCGTTGATTTTGGAAGCCAGGCGATGCATCTCCTTGATCTCCAACGAGGTCGCATGCCCGAAAGAGACGATGTGATCTTCGTTGATCATCGGGTCGTCGCGCTCATCATCCTTGAGGTAGTACTCGATGATCGGGCATTCCAGCTCCTTGCCTTGTGGCAGGCCATAGCTCTTGACCAGCTTGCCGGCGGCGACATCATGCACCATGACCACAACCGGGATCATTGCCAGCTTTTTCACCAGCATCTCCTTGTCAGAGAGTTCACGGATGAAGTGCGTGGCGATGTGGTAGCTGTCCAGCAGCCGGAACATATAGGTCGACATCTGATTGTTCAGGCTGCCCTTGCCGCGGGTATGCACCGCCTTCGAGCCGGTCAGGGCAATGGCATCGTCCTTGAATTCGAGAATGAGTTCGGTTTCATGCTCGCCTTCATAGACCTTTTTGGTCTTGCCTTCATAGACCTTTTTCTTTTTCAAGCTCCTCTCCTCTCATTGTCGACTATCCGGAGCGATAAAATACTTATTGGATAATCCCGGCCTTGCGATAAATGGCATCCACGTGTTTCAGTCCGATGCGTTCGTCAAAGCAGGCGCTGATCTCGGCGGGGGAAAGCAGCGCCAGGACGCGTTGATCAGCGAGCAGGATCTCTTTGAACTCTTCACCGGAACGCCAGCACCGCATGGCGTTCTCCTGAACAATTTTATAGGCCGTTTCGCGACTCATCCCCTTGCCGGTCAATGCCAATAACACCGGCTGGGAAAAGATTAATCCCCGGGTCCGGCGCAGGTTGGTAGCCATCTGGTCGGGATAGACCACCAGGCCCTCAAGGATCCGGCTCAGCCGGTGCAGCATGTAATCGAGCAGGATGAAACTGTCCGGAAAGATGATCCGCTCCACTGAGGAGTGGCTGATATCCCGCTCATGCCAGAGGGCGATGTTTTCAAGGGCAGCCAGGGCATTGGTGCGCAGCAGGCGTGCCAGCCCGGCGATATTCTCGCTGCCGATGGGATTGCGCTTGTGCGGCATCGCCGAGGAGCCTTTTTGCCCGGCGCTGAAGGGCTCCTCCGCCTCGAGGACCTCGGTGCGTTGCAGATGCCGGATTTCAACCGCGATCTTCTCGAGGCCGGCGCCGCAGAGAGCGATGGCCGTCTGGACCTGGGCATGAATATCGCGCTGAATGATCTGGGTGGTGACCGGCGCCGGCCGCAATCCAAGACGGGCGCAGGCCGCTGCTTCGATGCGCGGATCGATGTAAGCGAAGGTGCCGACTGCGCCCGAGACCATGCCCACCGCTGCGTCCGCCAGCGCCGTGCGCATACGCTCCAGATTGCGGCCCATCTCATCATACCAGAGAGCGAACTTGAGGCCAAAGGAGGTGGGCTCAGCGTGAATCCCGTGGCTGCGGCCGACGCAGATCGTCTCCTTGTGCTGGAGAGCCTGACGGCGCAGGATCTCGCGCAGCCGCTCCATGTCTGAAAGCAGAATCTCCCCCGCCTCCTGGATATTCAACGCAAGGGCGGTATCGAGCAGATCCGAGGAGGTCATGCCGAGGTGGATGTAACGCGCTTCATCGCCGGTTTTCTCGCCCACCGCCGTCAAAAAGGCGATGACATCGTGCTTCACCTCGGCTTCGATCGCCTCGATGCGTTCCACGGAAAAGCCGGCTTTCTCCTTGATAGCGGCCACAGCCGCAGCAGGGATGAGCGCCAGATCGGCCTGGGCCTCACATACCGCGATCTCGACGCGCAGCCAGGTCGCGTATTTGTGTTCGTCCGTCCAGATGGCGGCCATCTCCGGCCGCGAATAACGCTTGATCATCGGCTGCGCCCTCTTGTCGCGTTGTTGCGGTACTCCAGTTGAATGCCCAGATTGAGATACCGCTGTCCACGATAAATGCGGAAAACCAGGGTATCCCCCCTTTTCAGATCCAGCCCATCGATAATCGCCTTGACATCCTCGAAGGCTTCGACTTCTTTGCCGTTGATGCCCATGATGACATCGCCAATTTGCAATCCGCCGCGGGCGGCCGGACTGCCGGGCTCGACTTCAGAGATGATCACCCCGTGCCGGCTCGCCAGGCCGAGATACCGCGCGGTGGCCAGTGACATCGCCTCATAGCGCAGCCCGGTATACCAACGCCGCTCGACCTTGCCATAATTGATCAGGTCGTCGAGGATGCGCTTGACGCGGTTGATAGGCAATGCAAAGCCGACGCCGGTATTGGTACCGGTCCCGGAGAGGATCCAGGTATTGATGCCGATCACTTCACCATGACAGTTCACGAGGGGCCCACCGCTGTTACCGGCATTGATTGCGGCGTCGGTCTGGATCATATCCTCCATGATGCGATCGTCCTCGCGCCGGCCGAAATCGCGATCGGTGGCGCTGATCACCCCCACCGTAACGGTGGCCTTGGAGCCTATATCAAAGAGGCCGAAGGGGTCACCGAGAGCGATCGCCCACTCGCCGATAACGACATCGTCCGAATCCCCCAGTTGCACGCTGGGAAAGTCGGCGCCCTCGATCTTGAGGATGGCAACATCCGAAATATAATCCTCCCCCACCTTGGTGGCGACATACTGCTTGCCGCCGGTGCGGGTGACGATGATTTCAGTCGCGTCCGCCACGACATGCTGGTTGGTGAGGATATACCCCTCGCGCGAGATGATAAAGCCGGAGCCCAGGCTCTTCACCCGCTTTTCCACCGGATTATTTCTAAAGAACTGCCGAAAAAAAGGGTCGTCATCGAAGGGCGAGCTGGGATAATAGCGCCGCACCTGCACCACATTGATGCCCACCACGGCCGGGCTGACCTCGGCCACCGCGCGGGTGATGGCATTGTGCCGTGAATTGGCGATCTGATCCTGGACCGCAGCCTCTCCCCTCTCGCTGGCTGGAGCGCGGTGCTCTGAGGCGCTCCAAAGTCTGGACTGGGCCAAGACGGCCGGAACGAAGAGAGCGCTGCACCCGAGCCATCCACTGATCAGGAGTGCAAGGGTCCAACACCACCAGCGCGCCGCCGACAAGGGGATCGTCGGGACTGTACGACCTGTCATGAGTTTGATTTGCATCGGTCTTTTTTGGTATCAGGCTTGGCGCTTCTTCACGCTCTCCCAATCCTTGAGAAAGAGCTGAATGCCCACGTCGGTTAGCGGATGTTTGACCAGTTGTTCAATGACCTTGAGCGGTATCGTGGCGATATGGGCGCCCATCATGGCAGCATCAAGGACGTGCAGCGGATTGCGGATGCTGGCGACGATGATTTCGGTCGGAAATTCATAATTGGCGTAAATGGAGAGAATCTGCTCAACCAGTTCCATGCCCACCTGACCGGTATCATCGAGGCGGCCGACAAAGGGGCAGACGAATGAGGCCCCCGCTTTGGCAGCGAGCAGGGCCTGCAACGGGCTGAAGATCAGGGTCACGAGAGTGCGGATCCCCTCTCCCTCCAGCACCTTGACGGCGATCAGGCCTTCCCGGGTTACCGGGATCTTGACGACGATATTGGGGGCGATCCTGGCCAGTTCCCGGCCCTCGCGGATGATCCCCTCGCTGTCGAGGCTGATCACTTCGGCACAGACCGGCCCTTCGATCAAACCACAAATAGCGCGATAGATCTCCTCCG encodes:
- the efp gene encoding elongation factor P gives rise to the protein MATTADFKTGYVIELEGDLCSVVEFQHFKMGRGGAYVRTKLRSLRSGRVLEKTFRAGDKVEEAELERRPMQYLYRDEDALMLMDSETYEQLSVPVEMIGANVGFLKESERVTVLLHRENPIGVEMPNFVELTVASTEPGVRGDTVSGATKKAVMETGGVVLVPLFIEEGEKLKIDTRTGIYVERVR
- the gatB gene encoding Asp-tRNA(Asn)/Glu-tRNA(Gln) amidotransferase subunit GatB, whose protein sequence is MSARFEPVIGLEVHIQLQTRSKIFCGCSTRFGAEANSQVCPVCMGLPGALPVLNRKVLESACRLALATGCRVNRVSLFARKNYFYPDLPKGYQISQFDQPFAEAGEMPINLPDGRERAIRIRRIHLEDDAGKSIHAETFVRAGETLLDLNRCGVPLIELVTEPDFHAPAEAADFLQKMRQLVRYLEISSGNMEEGSLRCDANISLRPAGSTGLGVKTELKNMNSFRHVERALAFEIERQNRLLAEGGRIEPQTLLWDPLRGAVEPMRSKEEAHDYRYFPEPDLMPVRLSAAWIEEQQRLLPELPAARKSRYERVYGLPAYDAAVLTSDLAVADYFERLASRVEDKKAASNWVMGEVLRAARVRNCPVNELAVIPEHLAELLQALGQGRIPPQTARRIFEECLENGLPPAAAIAREEQAQVTDGEALRALVREILDAHPEETAAWLNGKDKLISFFAGIIMQSLQGRADPRRVMALLNEERAARRTIEK
- the gatA gene encoding Asp-tRNA(Asn)/Glu-tRNA(Gln) amidotransferase subunit GatA, which translates into the protein MHTGLADFQSLKPLLAGGTLSCTRLVETYLQQIDKGAHLNAFVTLFSEHLLEKAAAIDRKRSQGKAGRLAGMVLGIKDNLAWTEGTTTCGSRFLSGYVSPYAATVLQRLAAADALFIGKTNMDEFAMGSSSEHSAFGPVHHPLDLDRVPGGSSGGSAAAVAAGLCTAALGSDTGGSIRQPASFCGIAGLRPTWGRVSRYGLVAFASSLDQIGPLAHSVADCAEVLQVIAGQDPADATCAAVPVPDYMAALQRDLKGLRIGLPSEYFQGGLEAAVRDAVEECGRILSAAGAELMPVSLPHTEYAIAAYYIIADAEASANLARFDGARFGHRSAGATTLEEMYFRSRSEGFGEEVKRRIMLGTFVLSSGYYEAYYGKAQRVRTLLQRDFAEAFSKCDLLLTPVCPTTAFRLGEKAADPLSMYLSDVYTVSVNMAGLPALALACGRDAAGLPIGAQLIGPAFSEPLLLAAGHYLESRMVAASGGESRS
- a CDS encoding twin-arginine translocase TatA/TatE family subunit, which codes for MGIGPTEWLIIIFLVVLLFGSKKIPELAKGLGQGIKEFKKAANDINDSTSHTSSQDELPPADKKQG
- the tatA gene encoding twin-arginine translocase TatA/TatE family subunit, producing MLPGVGLDEMFVILLVALILFGSKQLPELARGLGKGLRELKKATDDVKRELDLTDHLPK
- a CDS encoding DUF4321 domain-containing protein, which produces MLSKDRYRIKRKLSFGTLLLAVVLGALIGSAIGQAIGVLLPQGVVHDFLLRSAGFGITPFQLNLAIISFTLGFTFNLNIIGVIGIILAAYIFRWYT
- the pssA gene encoding CDP-diacylglycerol--serine O-phosphatidyltransferase, whose protein sequence is MNTSKKRTRKQRSYINVPNLFTALNIFCGFVSVIQTIEGNYVTAAWLIFFSAVFDALDGRIARATGQSNEFGLQMDSLGDVLSAGLAPAVLVYMMQLKTLHPPVGLIVAFFPVLFAAFRLARFNVFTMAEGKKADYLGLPAPMAGVTLASCVILADSAEWTMLLRGLVVIVPVISLLMASTIRYEGFPRFSIREKGSNRLKLLFFITVFILFLIYPSYVLFPFMVLYILIGIVNAVRSLLRGGDNGEIAIIPEADELSSDR
- a CDS encoding phosphoribosylaminoimidazolesuccinocarboxamide synthase; the encoded protein is MKKKKVYEGKTKKVYEGEHETELILEFKDDAIALTGSKAVHTRGKGSLNNQMSTYMFRLLDSYHIATHFIRELSDKEMLVKKLAMIPVVVMVHDVAAGKLVKSYGLPQGKELECPIIEYYLKDDERDDPMINEDHIVSFGHATSLEIKEMHRLASKINAVLKAFLRRRDLLLVDIRLEFGRHQNRLLVADEISLNTIRCIDLRHPEMDILDGDNPKVLEHLAEVKSRFFTA
- the purB gene encoding adenylosuccinate lyase codes for the protein MIKRYSRPEMAAIWTDEHKYATWLRVEIAVCEAQADLALIPAAAVAAIKEKAGFSVERIEAIEAEVKHDVIAFLTAVGEKTGDEARYIHLGMTSSDLLDTALALNIQEAGEILLSDMERLREILRRQALQHKETICVGRSHGIHAEPTSFGLKFALWYDEMGRNLERMRTALADAAVGMVSGAVGTFAYIDPRIEAAACARLGLRPAPVTTQIIQRDIHAQVQTAIALCGAGLEKIAVEIRHLQRTEVLEAEEPFSAGQKGSSAMPHKRNPIGSENIAGLARLLRTNALAALENIALWHERDISHSSVERIIFPDSFILLDYMLHRLSRILEGLVVYPDQMATNLRRTRGLIFSQPVLLALTGKGMSRETAYKIVQENAMRCWRSGEEFKEILLADQRVLALLSPAEISACFDERIGLKHVDAIYRKAGIIQ
- a CDS encoding trypsin-like peptidase domain-containing protein, producing MTGRTVPTIPLSAARWWCWTLALLISGWLGCSALFVPAVLAQSRLWSASEHRAPASERGEAAVQDQIANSRHNAITRAVAEVSPAVVGINVVQVRRYYPSSPFDDDPFFRQFFRNNPVEKRVKSLGSGFIISREGYILTNQHVVADATEIIVTRTGGKQYVATKVGEDYISDVAILKIEGADFPSVQLGDSDDVVIGEWAIALGDPFGLFDIGSKATVTVGVISATDRDFGRREDDRIMEDMIQTDAAINAGNSGGPLVNCHGEVIGINTWILSGTGTNTGVGFALPINRVKRILDDLINYGKVERRWYTGLRYEAMSLATARYLGLASRHGVIISEVEPGSPAARGGLQIGDVIMGINGKEVEAFEDVKAIIDGLDLKRGDTLVFRIYRGQRYLNLGIQLEYRNNATRGRSR
- the fsa gene encoding fructose-6-phosphate aldolase, coding for MKFFIDTASLEEIKKAMALGVADGVTTNPTLVAREPGKPEEIYRAICGLIEGPVCAEVISLDSEGIIREGRELARIAPNIVVKIPVTREGLIAVKVLEGEGIRTLVTLIFSPLQALLAAKAGASFVCPFVGRLDDTGQVGMELVEQILSIYANYEFPTEIIVASIRNPLHVLDAAMMGAHIATIPLKVIEQLVKHPLTDVGIQLFLKDWESVKKRQA